One Desmodus rotundus isolate HL8 chromosome 4, HLdesRot8A.1, whole genome shotgun sequence DNA segment encodes these proteins:
- the FGFR3 gene encoding fibroblast growth factor receptor 3 isoform X1 — translation MGAPAWAVALCVAVVVVTGAASGSPGAEQRVVRRVAEVLEPEPGQQEQLVFGSGDTVELSCRSPAGGPAGPTFWVKDGTGLTPSDRVLVAPLGLQVLNASLEDAGAYSCRQRLTRRVLCRFSVRVTDAPSSGDDEDEEEEVEDTAGAPYWTRPERMEKKLLAVPAANTVRFRCPAAGNPTPSITWLKNGKEFRGEHRIGGIKLRHQQWSLVMESVVPSDRGNYTCVVQNRLGSIRQTYTLDVLERSPHRPILQAGLPANQTAVLGSDVEFHCKVYSDAQPHIQWLKHVEVNGSKVGPDGTPYVTVLKSWISEAAEVDARLRLANVSARDGGEYLCRASNFIGVSEKAFWLRVHGPPAAEEELVAAGEAGSVYAGVLSYGMGFVLFILVVAAVTLCRLRSPPKKGLAPTVHKVSRFPLKRQQVSLESNSSMNSNTPLVRIARLSSGEGPTLANVSELELPADPKWELPRARLTLGKPLGEGCFGQVVMAEAIGIDKDRAAKPVTVAVKMLKDDATDKDLSDLVSEMEMMKMIGKHKNILNLLGACTQGGPLYVLVEFAAKGNLREYLRARRPPGTDYSFDTCQLPEEQLTFKDLVSCAYQVARGMEYLASQKCIHRDLAARNVLVTEDNVMKIADFGLARDVHNLDYYKKTTNGRLPVKWMAPEALFDRVYTHQSDVWSFGVLLWEIFTLGGSPYPGIPVEELFKLLKEGHRMDKPANCTHDLYMIMRECWHAAPSQRPTFKQLVEDLDRILTVTSTDEYLDLSVPFEQYSPGGQDTPSSSSSGDDSVFAHDLLPPAPPSSGGPQT, via the exons ATGGGCGCCCCGGCTTGGGCTGTCGCGCTCTGCGTGGCCGTGGTGGTCGTGACCGGTGCCGCCTCCGGGTCCCCGGGCGCGGAGCAGCGCGTCGTACGGAGAGTGGCAG AGGTCCTGGAGCCTGAGCCTGGCCAGCAGGAGCAGCTGGTCTTTGGTAGTGGGGACACCGTGGAGCTGAGCTGCCGCTCGCCTGCAGGTGGGCCTGCGGGGCCCACCTTCTGGGTTAAGGACGGGACAGGGCTGACGCCCTCGGACCGAGTCCTGGTGGCGCCGCTGGGGCTGCAGGTGCTCAACGCCTCCCTCGAGGACGCCGGGGCCTACAGCTGCCGGCAGAGGCTCACCCGGCGCGTCCTGTGCCGCTTCAGCGTGCGGGTGACAG ATGCCCCATCCTCCGGAGACgatgaagatgaggaggaggaggtggaagacaCAG CAGGGGCCCCTTACTGGACACGGCCCGAGCGGATGGAGAAGAAGCTGCTGGCTGTGCCGGCTGCCAACACTGTTCGCTTCCGCTGCCCAGCCGCCGGCAACCCTACCCCGTCCATCACCTGGCTGAAGAACGGCAAGGAGTTCCGGGGCGAGCACCGCATCGGAGGCATCAAG CTGCGCCACCAGCAGTGGAGCCTGGTCATGGAGAGCGTGGTGCCCTCGGACCGTGGCAACTACACCTGCGTCGTCCAGAACAGGCTCGGCAGCATCCGGCAGACCTACACCCTGGACGTGCTGG AGCGCTCTCCGCACCGGCCCATCCTGCAGGCAGGGCTGCCGGCCAACCAGACGGCAGTGCTGGGCAGCGACGTGGAGTTTCACTGCAAGGTGTACAGCGACGCGCAGCCCCACATCCAGTGGCTGAAGCACGTGGAGGTCAACGGCAGCAAAGTGGGGCCTGACGGCACACCCTACGTCACCGTGCTCAAG TCCTGGATCAGTGAGGCGGCGGAGGTCGACGCTCGCCTCCGCCTGGCCAATGTGTCGGCGCGCGACGGGGGCGAGTACCTCTGTCGGGCCTCCAATTTCATAGGCGTGTCTGAGAAGGCCTTTTGGCTGCGCGTTCACGGGCCCCCAGCAG CCGAGGAGGAGCTGGTGGCGGCGGGCGAGGCGGGCAGCGTGTACGCAGGCGTCCTCAGCTACGGCATGGGCTTTGTGCTCTTTATCCTGGTGGTGGCCGCCGTGACGCTCTGCCGCCTGCGCAGCCCCCCCAAGAAGGGCCTGGCGCCCACCGTGCACAAGGTCTCTCGCTTCCCACTCAAGCGACAG CAGGTGTCCCTGGAGTCCAACTCGTCCATGAACTCCAACACGCCACTGGTCCGCATCGCCCGCCTGTCCTCCGGGGAGGGCCCCACGCTGGCCAACGTCTCGGAGCTCGAGCTGCCTGCCGACCCCAAGTGGGAGCTGCCCCGGGCCCG GCTGACCCTGGGCAAGCCCCTTGGGGAGGGCTGCTTCGGCCAGGTGGTCATGGCGGAGGCCATCGGCATCGACAAGGACCGGGCCGCCAAGCCTGTCACCGTGGCCGTGAAGATGCTGAAAG ATGACGCCACTGACAAGGACCTGTCAGACCTGGTGTCCGAGATGGAGATGATGAAGATGATTGGGAAGCACAAGAACATCCTCAACCTGCTGGGCGCTTGCACGCAGGGCG GGCCCCTGTACGTGCTGGTGGAGTTCGCAGCCAAGGGCAACTTGCGCGAGTACCTGCGGGCCAGGCGGCCCCCGGGCACGGACTACTCCTTCGACACCTGCCAGCTGCCCGAGGAGCAGCTGACCTTCAAGGACCTGGTGTCCTGTGCCTACCAGGTGGCGCGGGGCATGGAGTACCTGGCCTCGCAGAAG TGCATCCACAGGGACCTGGCGGCCCGCAACGTGCTGGTGACGGAGGACAACGTGATGAAGATCGCGGACTTTGGCCTGGCCCGGGACGTGCACAACCTTGACTACTACAAGAAGACCACCAAT GGCCGGCTGCCTGTGAAGTGGATGGCGCCCGAGGCTCTGTTTGACCGCGTCTACACCCATCAGAGCGATGT GTGGTCCTTTGGGGTCCTGCTCTGGGAGATCTTCACCCTGGGGGGCTCACCGTACCCAGGCATCCCTGTGGAGGAGCTCTTCAAGCTGCTGAAGGAAGGCCACCGCATGGACAAGCCGGCCAACTGCACGCACGACCT GTACATGATCATGCGGGAGTGCTGGCACGCCGCGCCCTCGCAGCGGCCTACCTTCAAGCAGCTGGTGGAGGACCTGGACCGCATCCTCACAGTGACGTCCACTGAC GAGTACCTGGACCTGTCGGTGCCCTTCGAGCAGTACTCGCCGGGTGGCCAGGAcacccccagctccagctcctcAGGGGACGACTCCGTGTTTGCCCACGACCTGCTGCCCCCGGCCCCACCCAGCAGTGGGGGCCCCCAGACGTGA
- the FGFR3 gene encoding fibroblast growth factor receptor 3 isoform X2 gives MGAPAWAVALCVAVVVVTGAASGSPGAEQRVVRRVAEVLEPEPGQQEQLVFGSGDTVELSCRSPAGGPAGPTFWVKDGTGLTPSDRVLVAPLGLQVLNASLEDAGAYSCRQRLTRRVLCRFSVRVTDAPSSGDDEDEEEEVEDTAGAPYWTRPERMEKKLLAVPAANTVRFRCPAAGNPTPSITWLKNGKEFRGEHRIGGIKLRHQQWSLVMESVVPSDRGNYTCVVQNRLGSIRQTYTLDVLERSPHRPILQAGLPANQTAVLGSDVEFHCKVYSDAQPHIQWLKHVEVNGSKVGPDGTPYVTVLKSWISEAAEVDARLRLANVSARDGGEYLCRASNFIGVSEKAFWLRVHGPPAAEEELVAAGEAGSVYAGVLSYGMGFVLFILVVAAVTLCRLRSPPKKGLAPTVHKVSRFPLKRQVSLESNSSMNSNTPLVRIARLSSGEGPTLANVSELELPADPKWELPRARLTLGKPLGEGCFGQVVMAEAIGIDKDRAAKPVTVAVKMLKDDATDKDLSDLVSEMEMMKMIGKHKNILNLLGACTQGGPLYVLVEFAAKGNLREYLRARRPPGTDYSFDTCQLPEEQLTFKDLVSCAYQVARGMEYLASQKCIHRDLAARNVLVTEDNVMKIADFGLARDVHNLDYYKKTTNGRLPVKWMAPEALFDRVYTHQSDVWSFGVLLWEIFTLGGSPYPGIPVEELFKLLKEGHRMDKPANCTHDLYMIMRECWHAAPSQRPTFKQLVEDLDRILTVTSTDEYLDLSVPFEQYSPGGQDTPSSSSSGDDSVFAHDLLPPAPPSSGGPQT, from the exons ATGGGCGCCCCGGCTTGGGCTGTCGCGCTCTGCGTGGCCGTGGTGGTCGTGACCGGTGCCGCCTCCGGGTCCCCGGGCGCGGAGCAGCGCGTCGTACGGAGAGTGGCAG AGGTCCTGGAGCCTGAGCCTGGCCAGCAGGAGCAGCTGGTCTTTGGTAGTGGGGACACCGTGGAGCTGAGCTGCCGCTCGCCTGCAGGTGGGCCTGCGGGGCCCACCTTCTGGGTTAAGGACGGGACAGGGCTGACGCCCTCGGACCGAGTCCTGGTGGCGCCGCTGGGGCTGCAGGTGCTCAACGCCTCCCTCGAGGACGCCGGGGCCTACAGCTGCCGGCAGAGGCTCACCCGGCGCGTCCTGTGCCGCTTCAGCGTGCGGGTGACAG ATGCCCCATCCTCCGGAGACgatgaagatgaggaggaggaggtggaagacaCAG CAGGGGCCCCTTACTGGACACGGCCCGAGCGGATGGAGAAGAAGCTGCTGGCTGTGCCGGCTGCCAACACTGTTCGCTTCCGCTGCCCAGCCGCCGGCAACCCTACCCCGTCCATCACCTGGCTGAAGAACGGCAAGGAGTTCCGGGGCGAGCACCGCATCGGAGGCATCAAG CTGCGCCACCAGCAGTGGAGCCTGGTCATGGAGAGCGTGGTGCCCTCGGACCGTGGCAACTACACCTGCGTCGTCCAGAACAGGCTCGGCAGCATCCGGCAGACCTACACCCTGGACGTGCTGG AGCGCTCTCCGCACCGGCCCATCCTGCAGGCAGGGCTGCCGGCCAACCAGACGGCAGTGCTGGGCAGCGACGTGGAGTTTCACTGCAAGGTGTACAGCGACGCGCAGCCCCACATCCAGTGGCTGAAGCACGTGGAGGTCAACGGCAGCAAAGTGGGGCCTGACGGCACACCCTACGTCACCGTGCTCAAG TCCTGGATCAGTGAGGCGGCGGAGGTCGACGCTCGCCTCCGCCTGGCCAATGTGTCGGCGCGCGACGGGGGCGAGTACCTCTGTCGGGCCTCCAATTTCATAGGCGTGTCTGAGAAGGCCTTTTGGCTGCGCGTTCACGGGCCCCCAGCAG CCGAGGAGGAGCTGGTGGCGGCGGGCGAGGCGGGCAGCGTGTACGCAGGCGTCCTCAGCTACGGCATGGGCTTTGTGCTCTTTATCCTGGTGGTGGCCGCCGTGACGCTCTGCCGCCTGCGCAGCCCCCCCAAGAAGGGCCTGGCGCCCACCGTGCACAAGGTCTCTCGCTTCCCACTCAAGCGACAG GTGTCCCTGGAGTCCAACTCGTCCATGAACTCCAACACGCCACTGGTCCGCATCGCCCGCCTGTCCTCCGGGGAGGGCCCCACGCTGGCCAACGTCTCGGAGCTCGAGCTGCCTGCCGACCCCAAGTGGGAGCTGCCCCGGGCCCG GCTGACCCTGGGCAAGCCCCTTGGGGAGGGCTGCTTCGGCCAGGTGGTCATGGCGGAGGCCATCGGCATCGACAAGGACCGGGCCGCCAAGCCTGTCACCGTGGCCGTGAAGATGCTGAAAG ATGACGCCACTGACAAGGACCTGTCAGACCTGGTGTCCGAGATGGAGATGATGAAGATGATTGGGAAGCACAAGAACATCCTCAACCTGCTGGGCGCTTGCACGCAGGGCG GGCCCCTGTACGTGCTGGTGGAGTTCGCAGCCAAGGGCAACTTGCGCGAGTACCTGCGGGCCAGGCGGCCCCCGGGCACGGACTACTCCTTCGACACCTGCCAGCTGCCCGAGGAGCAGCTGACCTTCAAGGACCTGGTGTCCTGTGCCTACCAGGTGGCGCGGGGCATGGAGTACCTGGCCTCGCAGAAG TGCATCCACAGGGACCTGGCGGCCCGCAACGTGCTGGTGACGGAGGACAACGTGATGAAGATCGCGGACTTTGGCCTGGCCCGGGACGTGCACAACCTTGACTACTACAAGAAGACCACCAAT GGCCGGCTGCCTGTGAAGTGGATGGCGCCCGAGGCTCTGTTTGACCGCGTCTACACCCATCAGAGCGATGT GTGGTCCTTTGGGGTCCTGCTCTGGGAGATCTTCACCCTGGGGGGCTCACCGTACCCAGGCATCCCTGTGGAGGAGCTCTTCAAGCTGCTGAAGGAAGGCCACCGCATGGACAAGCCGGCCAACTGCACGCACGACCT GTACATGATCATGCGGGAGTGCTGGCACGCCGCGCCCTCGCAGCGGCCTACCTTCAAGCAGCTGGTGGAGGACCTGGACCGCATCCTCACAGTGACGTCCACTGAC GAGTACCTGGACCTGTCGGTGCCCTTCGAGCAGTACTCGCCGGGTGGCCAGGAcacccccagctccagctcctcAGGGGACGACTCCGTGTTTGCCCACGACCTGCTGCCCCCGGCCCCACCCAGCAGTGGGGGCCCCCAGACGTGA
- the FGFR3 gene encoding fibroblast growth factor receptor 3 isoform X5 produces the protein MGAPAWAVALCVAVVVVTGAASGSPGAEQRVVRRVAEVLEPEPGQQEQLVFGSGDTVELSCRSPAGGPAGPTFWVKDGTGLTPSDRVLVAPLGLQVLNASLEDAGAYSCRQRLTRRVLCRFSVRVTDAPSSGDDEDEEEEVEDTGAPYWTRPERMEKKLLAVPAANTVRFRCPAAGNPTPSITWLKNGKEFRGEHRIGGIKLRHQQWSLVMESVVPSDRGNYTCVVQNRLGSIRQTYTLDVLERSPHRPILQAGLPANQTAVLGSDVEFHCKVYSDAQPHIQWLKHVEVNGSKVGPDGTPYVTVLKSWISEAAEVDARLRLANVSARDGGEYLCRASNFIGVSEKAFWLRVHGPPAAEEELVAAGEAGSVYAGVLSYGMGFVLFILVVAAVTLCRLRSPPKKGLAPTVHKVSRFPLKRQVSLESNSSMNSNTPLVRIARLSSGEGPTLANVSELELPADPKWELPRARLTLGKPLGEGCFGQVVMAEAIGIDKDRAAKPVTVAVKMLKDDATDKDLSDLVSEMEMMKMIGKHKNILNLLGACTQGGPLYVLVEFAAKGNLREYLRARRPPGTDYSFDTCQLPEEQLTFKDLVSCAYQVARGMEYLASQKCIHRDLAARNVLVTEDNVMKIADFGLARDVHNLDYYKKTTNGRLPVKWMAPEALFDRVYTHQSDVWSFGVLLWEIFTLGGSPYPGIPVEELFKLLKEGHRMDKPANCTHDLYMIMRECWHAAPSQRPTFKQLVEDLDRILTVTSTDEYLDLSVPFEQYSPGGQDTPSSSSSGDDSVFAHDLLPPAPPSSGGPQT, from the exons ATGGGCGCCCCGGCTTGGGCTGTCGCGCTCTGCGTGGCCGTGGTGGTCGTGACCGGTGCCGCCTCCGGGTCCCCGGGCGCGGAGCAGCGCGTCGTACGGAGAGTGGCAG AGGTCCTGGAGCCTGAGCCTGGCCAGCAGGAGCAGCTGGTCTTTGGTAGTGGGGACACCGTGGAGCTGAGCTGCCGCTCGCCTGCAGGTGGGCCTGCGGGGCCCACCTTCTGGGTTAAGGACGGGACAGGGCTGACGCCCTCGGACCGAGTCCTGGTGGCGCCGCTGGGGCTGCAGGTGCTCAACGCCTCCCTCGAGGACGCCGGGGCCTACAGCTGCCGGCAGAGGCTCACCCGGCGCGTCCTGTGCCGCTTCAGCGTGCGGGTGACAG ATGCCCCATCCTCCGGAGACgatgaagatgaggaggaggaggtggaagacaCAG GGGCCCCTTACTGGACACGGCCCGAGCGGATGGAGAAGAAGCTGCTGGCTGTGCCGGCTGCCAACACTGTTCGCTTCCGCTGCCCAGCCGCCGGCAACCCTACCCCGTCCATCACCTGGCTGAAGAACGGCAAGGAGTTCCGGGGCGAGCACCGCATCGGAGGCATCAAG CTGCGCCACCAGCAGTGGAGCCTGGTCATGGAGAGCGTGGTGCCCTCGGACCGTGGCAACTACACCTGCGTCGTCCAGAACAGGCTCGGCAGCATCCGGCAGACCTACACCCTGGACGTGCTGG AGCGCTCTCCGCACCGGCCCATCCTGCAGGCAGGGCTGCCGGCCAACCAGACGGCAGTGCTGGGCAGCGACGTGGAGTTTCACTGCAAGGTGTACAGCGACGCGCAGCCCCACATCCAGTGGCTGAAGCACGTGGAGGTCAACGGCAGCAAAGTGGGGCCTGACGGCACACCCTACGTCACCGTGCTCAAG TCCTGGATCAGTGAGGCGGCGGAGGTCGACGCTCGCCTCCGCCTGGCCAATGTGTCGGCGCGCGACGGGGGCGAGTACCTCTGTCGGGCCTCCAATTTCATAGGCGTGTCTGAGAAGGCCTTTTGGCTGCGCGTTCACGGGCCCCCAGCAG CCGAGGAGGAGCTGGTGGCGGCGGGCGAGGCGGGCAGCGTGTACGCAGGCGTCCTCAGCTACGGCATGGGCTTTGTGCTCTTTATCCTGGTGGTGGCCGCCGTGACGCTCTGCCGCCTGCGCAGCCCCCCCAAGAAGGGCCTGGCGCCCACCGTGCACAAGGTCTCTCGCTTCCCACTCAAGCGACAG GTGTCCCTGGAGTCCAACTCGTCCATGAACTCCAACACGCCACTGGTCCGCATCGCCCGCCTGTCCTCCGGGGAGGGCCCCACGCTGGCCAACGTCTCGGAGCTCGAGCTGCCTGCCGACCCCAAGTGGGAGCTGCCCCGGGCCCG GCTGACCCTGGGCAAGCCCCTTGGGGAGGGCTGCTTCGGCCAGGTGGTCATGGCGGAGGCCATCGGCATCGACAAGGACCGGGCCGCCAAGCCTGTCACCGTGGCCGTGAAGATGCTGAAAG ATGACGCCACTGACAAGGACCTGTCAGACCTGGTGTCCGAGATGGAGATGATGAAGATGATTGGGAAGCACAAGAACATCCTCAACCTGCTGGGCGCTTGCACGCAGGGCG GGCCCCTGTACGTGCTGGTGGAGTTCGCAGCCAAGGGCAACTTGCGCGAGTACCTGCGGGCCAGGCGGCCCCCGGGCACGGACTACTCCTTCGACACCTGCCAGCTGCCCGAGGAGCAGCTGACCTTCAAGGACCTGGTGTCCTGTGCCTACCAGGTGGCGCGGGGCATGGAGTACCTGGCCTCGCAGAAG TGCATCCACAGGGACCTGGCGGCCCGCAACGTGCTGGTGACGGAGGACAACGTGATGAAGATCGCGGACTTTGGCCTGGCCCGGGACGTGCACAACCTTGACTACTACAAGAAGACCACCAAT GGCCGGCTGCCTGTGAAGTGGATGGCGCCCGAGGCTCTGTTTGACCGCGTCTACACCCATCAGAGCGATGT GTGGTCCTTTGGGGTCCTGCTCTGGGAGATCTTCACCCTGGGGGGCTCACCGTACCCAGGCATCCCTGTGGAGGAGCTCTTCAAGCTGCTGAAGGAAGGCCACCGCATGGACAAGCCGGCCAACTGCACGCACGACCT GTACATGATCATGCGGGAGTGCTGGCACGCCGCGCCCTCGCAGCGGCCTACCTTCAAGCAGCTGGTGGAGGACCTGGACCGCATCCTCACAGTGACGTCCACTGAC GAGTACCTGGACCTGTCGGTGCCCTTCGAGCAGTACTCGCCGGGTGGCCAGGAcacccccagctccagctcctcAGGGGACGACTCCGTGTTTGCCCACGACCTGCTGCCCCCGGCCCCACCCAGCAGTGGGGGCCCCCAGACGTGA
- the FGFR3 gene encoding fibroblast growth factor receptor 3 isoform X7, which produces MGAPAWAVALCVAVVVVTGAASGSPGAEQRVVRRVAEVLEPEPGQQEQLVFGSGDTVELSCRSPAGGPAGPTFWVKDGTGLTPSDRVLVAPLGLQVLNASLEDAGAYSCRQRLTRRVLCRFSVRVTDAPSSGDDEDEEEEVEDTGAPYWTRPERMEKKLLAVPAANTVRFRCPAAGNPTPSITWLKNGKEFRGEHRIGGIKLRHQQWSLVMESVVPSDRGNYTCVVQNRLGSIRQTYTLDVLERSPHRPILQAGLPANQTAVLGSDVEFHCKVYSDAQPHIQWLKHVEVNGSKVGPDGTPYVTVLKTAGANTTDKELEVLSLRNVTFEDAGEYTCLAGNSIGFSHHSAWLVVLPAEEELVAAGEAGSVYAGVLSYGMGFVLFILVVAAVTLCRLRSPPKKGLAPTVHKVSRFPLKRQQVSLESNSSMNSNTPLVRIARLSSGEGPTLANVSELELPADPKWELPRARLTLGKPLGEGCFGQVVMAEAIGIDKDRAAKPVTVAVKMLKDDATDKDLSDLVSEMEMMKMIGKHKNILNLLGACTQGGPLYVLVEFAAKGNLREYLRARRPPGTDYSFDTCQLPEEQLTFKDLVSCAYQVARGMEYLASQKCIHRDLAARNVLVTEDNVMKIADFGLARDVHNLDYYKKTTNGRLPVKWMAPEALFDRVYTHQSDVWSFGVLLWEIFTLGGSPYPGIPVEELFKLLKEGHRMDKPANCTHDLYMIMRECWHAAPSQRPTFKQLVEDLDRILTVTSTDEYLDLSVPFEQYSPGGQDTPSSSSSGDDSVFAHDLLPPAPPSSGGPQT; this is translated from the exons ATGGGCGCCCCGGCTTGGGCTGTCGCGCTCTGCGTGGCCGTGGTGGTCGTGACCGGTGCCGCCTCCGGGTCCCCGGGCGCGGAGCAGCGCGTCGTACGGAGAGTGGCAG AGGTCCTGGAGCCTGAGCCTGGCCAGCAGGAGCAGCTGGTCTTTGGTAGTGGGGACACCGTGGAGCTGAGCTGCCGCTCGCCTGCAGGTGGGCCTGCGGGGCCCACCTTCTGGGTTAAGGACGGGACAGGGCTGACGCCCTCGGACCGAGTCCTGGTGGCGCCGCTGGGGCTGCAGGTGCTCAACGCCTCCCTCGAGGACGCCGGGGCCTACAGCTGCCGGCAGAGGCTCACCCGGCGCGTCCTGTGCCGCTTCAGCGTGCGGGTGACAG ATGCCCCATCCTCCGGAGACgatgaagatgaggaggaggaggtggaagacaCAG GGGCCCCTTACTGGACACGGCCCGAGCGGATGGAGAAGAAGCTGCTGGCTGTGCCGGCTGCCAACACTGTTCGCTTCCGCTGCCCAGCCGCCGGCAACCCTACCCCGTCCATCACCTGGCTGAAGAACGGCAAGGAGTTCCGGGGCGAGCACCGCATCGGAGGCATCAAG CTGCGCCACCAGCAGTGGAGCCTGGTCATGGAGAGCGTGGTGCCCTCGGACCGTGGCAACTACACCTGCGTCGTCCAGAACAGGCTCGGCAGCATCCGGCAGACCTACACCCTGGACGTGCTGG AGCGCTCTCCGCACCGGCCCATCCTGCAGGCAGGGCTGCCGGCCAACCAGACGGCAGTGCTGGGCAGCGACGTGGAGTTTCACTGCAAGGTGTACAGCGACGCGCAGCCCCACATCCAGTGGCTGAAGCACGTGGAGGTCAACGGCAGCAAAGTGGGGCCTGACGGCACACCCTACGTCACCGTGCTCAAG ACGGCGGGCGCTAACACCACCGACAAGGAGCTAGAGGTTCTGTCCTTGCGCAATGTCACCTTTGAGGACGCGGGGGAGTACACCTGTCTGGCGGGCAACTCTATCGGGTTTTCCCATCACTCTGCGTGGCTGGTGGTGCTGCCAG CCGAGGAGGAGCTGGTGGCGGCGGGCGAGGCGGGCAGCGTGTACGCAGGCGTCCTCAGCTACGGCATGGGCTTTGTGCTCTTTATCCTGGTGGTGGCCGCCGTGACGCTCTGCCGCCTGCGCAGCCCCCCCAAGAAGGGCCTGGCGCCCACCGTGCACAAGGTCTCTCGCTTCCCACTCAAGCGACAG CAGGTGTCCCTGGAGTCCAACTCGTCCATGAACTCCAACACGCCACTGGTCCGCATCGCCCGCCTGTCCTCCGGGGAGGGCCCCACGCTGGCCAACGTCTCGGAGCTCGAGCTGCCTGCCGACCCCAAGTGGGAGCTGCCCCGGGCCCG GCTGACCCTGGGCAAGCCCCTTGGGGAGGGCTGCTTCGGCCAGGTGGTCATGGCGGAGGCCATCGGCATCGACAAGGACCGGGCCGCCAAGCCTGTCACCGTGGCCGTGAAGATGCTGAAAG ATGACGCCACTGACAAGGACCTGTCAGACCTGGTGTCCGAGATGGAGATGATGAAGATGATTGGGAAGCACAAGAACATCCTCAACCTGCTGGGCGCTTGCACGCAGGGCG GGCCCCTGTACGTGCTGGTGGAGTTCGCAGCCAAGGGCAACTTGCGCGAGTACCTGCGGGCCAGGCGGCCCCCGGGCACGGACTACTCCTTCGACACCTGCCAGCTGCCCGAGGAGCAGCTGACCTTCAAGGACCTGGTGTCCTGTGCCTACCAGGTGGCGCGGGGCATGGAGTACCTGGCCTCGCAGAAG TGCATCCACAGGGACCTGGCGGCCCGCAACGTGCTGGTGACGGAGGACAACGTGATGAAGATCGCGGACTTTGGCCTGGCCCGGGACGTGCACAACCTTGACTACTACAAGAAGACCACCAAT GGCCGGCTGCCTGTGAAGTGGATGGCGCCCGAGGCTCTGTTTGACCGCGTCTACACCCATCAGAGCGATGT GTGGTCCTTTGGGGTCCTGCTCTGGGAGATCTTCACCCTGGGGGGCTCACCGTACCCAGGCATCCCTGTGGAGGAGCTCTTCAAGCTGCTGAAGGAAGGCCACCGCATGGACAAGCCGGCCAACTGCACGCACGACCT GTACATGATCATGCGGGAGTGCTGGCACGCCGCGCCCTCGCAGCGGCCTACCTTCAAGCAGCTGGTGGAGGACCTGGACCGCATCCTCACAGTGACGTCCACTGAC GAGTACCTGGACCTGTCGGTGCCCTTCGAGCAGTACTCGCCGGGTGGCCAGGAcacccccagctccagctcctcAGGGGACGACTCCGTGTTTGCCCACGACCTGCTGCCCCCGGCCCCACCCAGCAGTGGGGGCCCCCAGACGTGA